The Ziziphus jujuba cultivar Dongzao chromosome 1, ASM3175591v1 genome segment TtgaacaaaaggaaaaagaatggaCTTCAAGACGATGAAGAAAAGTTAGGAGCGAAAACTGTTCATGTATTTACCTCTAAAACCACAACCAAGTGCCTTAAGATAaagctttcttcttctctcaAATGCATTTTGTTGGAAATTGAGAGAACAGATGATAACCATGAAAAAAGACCACAGTTTTCAACCAGATATGCTGTCATCTTATGCAATTTAATGGACTTCTTCACTACCTGCAGAACAAATAAGATAAAAGTCCAAGTTGTCAATAATATGGTACAAGACAAAAATAAACACATCTTAcgttctttttactttttatttttggagggTCGGTGTGCGTGGGTGGTAGTGTCGGATGCTTGTCAATCTAGAAACACTGTCTTGCATGCAACCTCAAGATAAAGTAGCTGTGAGGGGCAAACTCACTATCTTGAGGATAGATAAAATCCATGGAACAACCTTagcaaatatcaaattttaactcCATGTCTCTGTATGGTGATCTGAATGGTGCATGCACATCCagggagagaggaaaaaaaaaaaaaaaaaaagagagaaagaaaagcgATGCCTTGCACACTCATAATAAACCAATGTGAACAAAAGAAACAGGCCATTTctctttttcataatttcaatCAAGAGCCAGGACTCATGAACCAGAGCAAGTTAAAGCAATACCAAAGGGAATAAACTCAAGTCATCATAATGAGGTAAGAAATCACCTGAAGAATCAATTCTTTGGACTCATTGTCTGAAAGGGGAGACGTATAAAAGCTCATTAAATTCTCCATAACAGAGTTTCTAATATAAATTTGAGCATCATCTTGCAAGTTTAACCCCACATATAGCAAGCGAAGCATCCACAACCTTTCTGCTTTAAAACTAATAGAACTGCTCCAGAAAAATTCTTTAAACAAAGGGATATTCTGCAGTTATAGAAACATCATCTAAGCAGCAAGGATAGAAtctaaaggaaaaataaaattagaaattctATTTATGACAAAACTTTTACCCTCATGTCCAGCCTAGATGAATGTGTTAAAAGCCTGCTTAAGGTTGCACAATGATCATGTGAAGGATCTAACAATATTAGAGATGCCTCTGCAGCAAAAATTGCAATAACAGAAGGGATTCTCTGCCATGGTTCTGTTATACCATTTTGCATACAAGTCAGCAGAAGTTGAATTCGCGTCATGTCCTTCCTCTTTTTACATTTCTGTTAAAGAAAGTTTGAACTTTGATTAACAAACAACTCCAATAAGAATGGAAAAGAAGTAATGAGGACCACCACGAACCAATGTAGAAAAGAGCAATACTTTTATTGAATACAAATAAAATGGATAATTGCATTAGCATCTGATGCTCTAATGTAtttgcaatttaaatttaaaaagaaaaacaaaatcaagataCAAAAACATAATCAGTGCTTTCTCAGATATTTACAAACATGTACCATAGGTATCTAACAGTAATCTAATACAATTGCTTCCAGCATATAAAACACTGCTATTATAAATGAAGGCATAGGTTGGCTTTGACTATAAATCAAGCTTCGTATAGAAACCTAGCTTCGTCGAGTGCAATACTTTTCTTGAGAGAAATTACCCTACAAAAAGGTAGCACTCTATTTTATAAactgattattttttaacattttcatctAGTTAGGGGACAGTTGCAAGCTTTTTCAGTCACACATAAAACTAACCAGGTCTGCTTTGTTGTCTGCTCTACTAAGATTACCTTCTAAGATTGGTGAATCTAAGATTGTTGAAAGCTCATAACCAAAAGCTACACAAGGATTAATGATTTTTACTTGAGAGTTAAAATTAACATACAGAGACAACACACAGCGACTTTCACAGATCCATTTTCACATACAGAAAGCCTCACCTCCAGTGCATTCTTAAATCCCACAAGAGTATCATAAGCCAATCTTCTTATCGAACCATCAGGTGATGACATACTAACAAATGTGATGGCAAGCAAGCCCAAACAGGCAAACTCCATTGGTTCAATATAACCAGCAGATAAACTATGAATCGAGAAGCGCAAAATGAAAGCAGGATCATATCGTTCTACTCTTGCAACATCAGGAGAATGCTTCTGCATATAATCCAGAGGAATAATAAGTTGACAATTACAATTGACTACCACACAAACCATATAAAAGCTGCAGCCctacaaaaatcaaattagatgtTCTTTCCTCTAGAGAAATAAGGCATACCAAGTTATTGGATTGAAACTTGTCCAATGATAATGGTTCATCAGATGAAGTTCTGTCATAGGGAAAATAAAGCACCGTTGATGCACATATTCTGGGGTCAATTGGAAGATTATCTCTAAACAGACTTCTGCGACGTTCTTTGATTGCTTCGGCACCATTCATGATATCAGAAGGTATATCCTGCTCCAGAACCtgttgtttttctatttttgaagcAGCACTGCCCCACAGGTAGTCCAACCCAGCAACATTTTCACCCACCAAACCATCAATAGACTCAATGGTGCGCATCAGATTGTATATCTCCATATCAATTTCACTTAGCTTTCCACCATAAGAAGTCAAAAGCAGAAAATATAATTCCTTAAAATTTATGCCTAAAACTTTGCCAGAATCACAAGCACAATGAGCCTTGGATGGAAAGAGTATCCGCAATAGTTTAATAACCTCCAACCGCTTTAAGTAGAGTTCAGTTGTTTCCAGATTTACCTTCCCATCAGATGCATTATGGCCAGTAGGGATGACAAGAGATCTCAAAATACCAGACATAGGCCTGAGAAAGGCACCAACATGAGAATAACTAGACAGGCTGGAGACTGAATGAATTGTAGGAGCAAACTGAGAGTGAGCAAGCAGGAGCTGAAGATAAAAATCACGTGAAAATTTCCCATCAGACAGCACAGTTAGGATGCCTTGGAGCATTTTCAAAGTTGAGGGATCCTCAAACCTACATATAAGTGCTGATTTCATCAACTGCTCTAGGAAGGGAATAGATTCTAATTGGATAaggtaattatgcatttttatgGTTAATTCAAGAATACTTCTCAATATGAAAGCTTCCAAGTACTTATAAATGGATGTACGGTCTGTGCTCTTTCCATTCGTAGAATCAGAAACAAAAGGGATTTTCCTAACAATCAATTGCCAAGTGCTGACCAAATTGTTTATAAACTGAATTCTTGATGAGTTCTCTCGATTAAATTCCATTTCCTGAGGAACATCTTTCGAGACCCCATCTGCTTCCTTTGGCTGAAACTGAACCTGATTACCATTAGGAACGAGTAACATCCTGCAAAACAATATCTTTGCCACAACTCTGTTTATAAGGTTCAATGACTGATTAACTGAGTAAGAAGCCAATTCCCCAACATCACAGTCTATCAGCTCATCATGTTTGGCAGTACGTGAGCAAATAGAATTAAATAGCTTCAATCGTTGCTTCAAATTCATTGAATCTCCATTTAAAGCAAAGTGATACTGCAACATATGGATGGATTTTCCAAGAAGACTATCACTGACAAGGGTAATGAGTTCTTGCAAAGATGATGGAAAGAACTCACCATATTCCTCTCGAAACACATCACCAGACACAAAGCTCTTCCAATGAAGGAAACCATTCAAGAGAATTCTTGAGTAGAAAGATGGTATACAACAAAAATGCTTGAGATGATGTTCTCCAAATTTCAACAAAGTTGAATTTAAGTATGTCAAAGCAGCAGGCAGAAGCATAATATGGTCATCATCCGAAAGAGCAAGGCCCTGGCTCTCTTCCATCACATTGCCTCTACGAAGAGGATCTTTATTCATAATACCAAGAAGTAAGTGCCCAAAAATCGACAAATGAAGTGAGCTTGCATCAGTAAGAAGAAACAACAATTTAGCTTTTGTCTTGCTCGTCTTGTAAATACAATGGGAAAGCATTTTCATGGGAGTGGTCATCATAACTCTTGACATTACCAAACCAAATGtgtgaaaattatgaaattgtATGTATTTACTTTTCCGTGCAGCATAAACAGCTTCTAGCAAACACATATCAGCATAATCTGTTTCAAAATGCAAGGCAAATTTTGATACTTGCATATAGATTTCCTCAATAATGTTGACATTGATActgttttcttccatttcccACAGCAAACTGTACTTCATTCTCCTCGATCTTGGCTGCACCAAACAATTAGACAGATTTCTGAAAGCATAAACAGCAataacaaaaccaaaataaatagcAGATGTCGTGCAAGATTTCCAAGCTGACAAGTCATCTAAGTCAACTCTACTAAACATCCAATGCACTAATTCAAGGAGCTCAAAGGGGGATATAAAACCAATCAAGACATGCAAAGCATAAAATGCATGGAGGGGTGTCAGATCCATCTTGTGAATGCATAGATTAAATTGGTCTCTAACTTCCTGAAAAATAATCTGTATCAGCCCATTGAAAGACTTTACAAGCTGTCTACCAGAATCATTTTCAACTTTGGGCTTAAAATGGTGGTCACCGCACAAAGAAAACAAGTACTCAGAAGTTGTAACCAACATATTCAAAACATAGTGATCTAACTTATGAACTCTCTGCCTGGATAAACTAATCAAGCTATCCATACTGTCCCCTAGCTTTTCCATTACCATGTCCTCTACAGACCCTAAAGGACTCATCAGTGTTGTCACCACTGTAGGGTGACAAAAGATGGTTTTAGCCACTTCTAGAATTTCTTGGCTTGACATGAGAATCCCAGAAGTACTTGAATAATCTGCTTCAGCCTTCAATACCAATACTTGATTTAACAAGTTCTCTAAAAGAATGAAGCAAATCTCAGAAAGCTGTTCTAAATTGGCTGATGATTTAGTTCTATAAGATGCTTGTAACTGATAAACCCAAAATAACAAAAGGCGCAAATAGGAAACAAAGGACGTGTCAGTCTTCCATTCTGATAGTTTTGCCAAAAGCAGGTCCCTTATTTTCATAGGCTCCATGAAATAAGGGCCATCTATGCTCATAATGGCAGGAAATAGAACATGGAAAGGTGCCTGCTTCAAAAAGACACTAAAGGTGGCAGCAGCATTAGCAGCTTCACTTGCATCAAAATCTTTCTCAGAGAAGAAAGCACAATCATGAATTCCACAAGCATCATCTTTTCTGTCTTTGCAACAAACATCAGATACAGCCATTACCAGACCAGATAAGAAAATTTCAGGCCACAACTTAGAAACACTTGCTAGAAGGGTTTGTTCAGAAAAGAATATCGATGTCATAAGAGATACAGGAACACCAAGAAGACTTTGAGAAATGGTCATAACTGATGGAAAATTTTTCAACATCTCTTCAGGAGTTGTACAGATAATTGAGGAAGAAAAAGCTTTAGCTATTCCATCTATTTCACCAGCAACCCCATTCCTTAAGTAGCTTTTAACTTCATCAAGTGTAATCCCAAAAGAACTATCAACAGTCGTAGCTTTTCTATCAAGTGAGAAAATGCTATAAGTTCGTTGATTTGATACGCTCTGTGAAAGAAGCAATAAATTCTTCAACGGCCTCCACTCACAGTATTCTCCAGGACGGTTGACTATGCAACTAGGTTCTCCAAGCCTCTCGAACAAGACTGATTCAATTGTAGCAGATAGCAATCTTGCATCTACCTATCAAAACCAGTTTAGTATCAGCTTTGCACAAACAGCGAGCAAGAGAAAATACCAGACTTTTACCTGagtttgtaatatatattttactgtattggacacGTATAATGATATCATTGATTTCTCAGGCAATGTAAAGGTTTCAGATTCAGAATCCAGCAATCTTAGACACTTCTGCAGTATACATACAACAAGAGGACTGAAACCAGGGAATTTATCTGCTGGAAAGATAGGAGGAAATTAGGGAGTAAGAAACATAGAACATTTaaggacaaaataaataaagggtgaTATATTTGTAACTTTTCAATGCCAAACCCTAACTAAATATACCCAGTTTTCAAATAAACACAGTAATGATGCAAAAAACATGGTTAGAGCACGAATACCTAACTACTACAGTAAATACAATCTcagttcaccaaaaaaataaataaataaatataaatttgtaacATGACTAAACTAACAGAGGTGACCTGATAACAGCTACCTTCAATACTAGTGAAACGACAGGTATACTGCTTAACAATGTcccaatatttgaataaattatttccAACAGTAGAAACGGCGTCGCATAAGAATGAGATGACAACTTGACACAAACCCTGTAATGCTTCCATCCTTGAAACTCCAACAGAAGATATTCTTCTGTCATAACCcggtaaaaacaaaaaccatgatCCAATTTCATAACAGTTTCTGTCAAATGCACCAGTACTCAACATAGCTGCTTGTGCCAGACCATATGCTTTACCTTTTATGTCTCTAATtggtgaaaaaattaataagttcaAAAATACATGGAGATGTTTGTACATCAGTGTTGGGGTCCGTACAGGAATTCCATTAGGAGACCATCCTACATACTCTATCAGCAAAGACAATAGGGAGTGCTGCAGAGTAGTTTGTAATGTTGAAGGTTTGCTCAAGAGATTTACAAAAAACTCAAACGAACCATCCA includes the following:
- the LOC107431767 gene encoding uncharacterized protein LOC107431767 isoform X4, which codes for MEDDDNEIEVEQKEIPKLAVNANHEAKLKELLYRISSFEIKLYSDATKEFMKLLRSDSGGEFLRYYVRSSSSCSELLDAWKLRSGRPGMSYIFKLISAILSHPDGKYRPNDKERIVISRVLDKFARSLIEEHLQDVYKELNSKEAKCQSAALLLMASIVRRGSGLASEVAKYFDFKLQGFSKLAEFKKKQNEKRVKRPSLRKSLVGFAMSFLEVGKPGLLRWVLQQKEMYSGVLRALGNDDDETVIYVLSTLRDRILVEESLVPPGLRSVLFGSVTLEQLLNISGRENGSAAELAYDVLVLVCTDPCNGLMPDPMRRPSPLRGNPRRLIELMKKLKATEIGYHKKLLLAIVSGRPSFGAAYMEEFPFNLEDYSSPTWLTTVTLAANLVSSVGSGLSFGFLASQSHVPPSFDSQDVQSFMKCLFPRSFSRSVINKGLLHPELLVKHGTLRLLLEVLKLLDFLIGALSEAQNNSYSSNELIQGWASLKQEIQNEVRILLPDPQVLLTLLSSLSSHSKIHELCTKRRANLADLPEHGSRSVKKLKAYNFNNDSDIIVSGISFDKDSASIEDGERVVGTPTTDELDTGKDIMNVIAEVWGLDPCSIPLVEIKDSQTYFLTKLLDSLKIYLQILPTLLDGSFEFFVNLLSKPSTLQTTLQHSLLSLLIEYVGWSPNGIPVRTPTLMYKHLHVFLNLLIFSPIRDIKGKAYGLAQAAMLSTGAFDRNCYEIGSWFLFLPGYDRRISSVGVSRMEALQGLCQVVISFLCDAVSTVGNNLFKYWDIVKQYTCRFTSIEADKFPGFSPLVVCILQKCLRLLDSESETFTLPEKSMISLYVSNTVKYILQTQVDARLLSATIESVLFERLGEPSCIVNRPGEYCEWRPLKNLLLLSQSVSNQRTYSIFSLDRKATTVDSSFGITLDEVKSYLRNGVAGEIDGIAKAFSSSIICTTPEEMLKNFPSVMTISQSLLGVPVSLMTSIFFSEQTLLASVSKLWPEIFLSGLVMAVSDVCCKDRKDDACGIHDCAFFSEKDFDASEAANAAATFSVFLKQAPFHVLFPAIMSIDGPYFMEPMKIRDLLLAKLSEWKTDTSFVSYLRLLLFWVYQLQASYRTKSSANLEQLSEICFILLENLLNQVLVLKAEADYSSTSGILMSSQEILEVAKTIFCHPTVVTTLMSPLGSVEDMVMEKLGDSMDSLISLSRQRVHKLDHYVLNMLVTTSEYLFSLCGDHHFKPKVENDSGRQLVKSFNGLIQIIFQEVRDQFNLCIHKMDLTPLHAFYALHVLIGFISPFELLELVHWMFSRVDLDDLSAWKSCTTSAIYFGFVIAVYAFRNLSNCLVQPRSRRMKYSLLWEMEENSINVNIIEEIYMQVSKFALHFETDYADMCLLEAVYAARKSKYIQFHNFHTFGLVMSRVMMTTPMKMLSHCIYKTSKTKAKLLFLLTDASSLHLSIFGHLLLGIMNKDPLRRGNVMEESQGLALSDDDHIMLLPAALTYLNSTLLKFGEHHLKHFCCIPSFYSRILLNGFLHWKSFVSGDVFREEYGEFFPSSLQELITLVSDSLLGKSIHMLQYHFALNGDSMNLKQRLKLFNSICSRTAKHDELIDCDVGELASYSVNQSLNLINRVVAKILFCRMLLVPNGNQVQFQPKEADGVSKDVPQEMEFNRENSSRIQFINNLVSTWQLIVRKIPFVSDSTNGKSTDRTSIYKYLEAFILRSILELTIKMHNYLIQLESIPFLEQLMKSALICRFEDPSTLKMLQGILTVLSDGKFSRDFYLQLLLAHSQFAPTIHSVSSLSSYSHVGAFLRPMSGILRSLVIPTGHNASDGKVNLETTELYLKRLEVIKLLRILFPSKAHCACDSGKVLGINFKELYFLLLTSYGGKLSEIDMEIYNLMRTIESIDGLVGENVAGLDYLWGSAASKIEKQQVLEQDIPSDIMNGAEAIKERRRSLFRDNLPIDPRICASTVLYFPYDRTSSDEPLSLDKFQSNNLKHSPDVARVERYDPAFILRFSIHSLSAGYIEPMEFACLGLLAITFVSMSSPDGSIRRLAYDTLVGFKNALEKCKKRKDMTRIQLLLTCMQNGITEPWQRIPSVIAIFAAEASLILLDPSHDHCATLSRLLTHSSRLDMRNIPLFKEFFWSSSISFKAERLWMLRLLYVGLNLQDDAQIYIRNSVMENLMSFYTSPLSDNESKELILQVVKKSIKLHKMTAYLVENCGLFSWLSSVLSISNKMHLREEESFILRHLVVVLESQAKLSSFVIWAISSALQADSAEMLQTRESYCCTVIPEGQQSENCLTFKLLRWLTASVILGELVRKPNYLEPNLRSRVKNLQSLLGHGENACRGISQSRFGCEEFLASTIIYLQQLVGADYKVLPSVLSAVTFLLWDSSIFADFFHDHRTLMESLWSKIRCPAEANPAWRWSFYQPWKDPSLELTELQKIEELHACQTLLVIFSNVLGSRPSEFQILSTEDVENFDVFQWEKSVLET
- the LOC107431767 gene encoding uncharacterized protein LOC107431767 isoform X2, with protein sequence MEDDDNEIEVEQKEIPKLAVNANHEAKLKELLYRISSFEIKLYSDATKEFMKLLRSDSGGEFLRYYVRSSSSCSELLDAWKLRSGRPGMSYIFKLISAILSHPDGKYRPNDKERIVISRVLDKFARSLIEEHLQDVYKELNSKEAKCQSAALLLMASIVRRGSGLASEVAKYFDFKLQGFSKLAEFKKKQNEKRVKRPSLRKSLVGFAMSFLEVGKPGLLRWVLQQKEMYSGVLRALGNDDDETVIYVLSTLRDRILVEESLVPPGLRSVLFGSVTLEQLLNISGRENGSAAELAYDVLVLVCTDPCNGLMPDPMRRPSPLRGNPRRLIELMKKLKATEIGYHKKLLLAIVSGRPSFGAAYMEEFPFNLEDYSSPTWLTTVTLAANLVSSVGSGLSFGFLASQSHVPPSFDSQDVQSFMKCLFPRSFSRSVINKGLLHPELLVKHGTLRLLLEVLKLLDFLIGALSEAQNNSYSSNELIQGWASLKQEIQNEVRILLPDPQVLLTLLSSLSSHSKIHELCTKRRANLADLPEHGSRSVKKLKAYNFNNDSDIIVSGISFDKDSASIEDGERVVGTPTTDELDTGKDIMNVIAEVWGLDPCSIPLVEIKDSQTYFLTKLLDSLKIYLQILPTLLDGSFEFFVNLLSKPSTLQTTLQHSLLSLLIEYVGWSPNGIPVRTPTLMYKHLHVFLNLLIFSPIRDIKGKAYGLAQAAMLSTGAFDRNCYEIGSWFLFLPGYDRRISSVGVSRMEALQGLCQVVISFLCDAVSTVGNNLFKYWDIVKQYTCRFTSIEDKFPGFSPLVVCILQKCLRLLDSESETFTLPEKSMISLYVSNTVKYILQTQVDARLLSATIESVLFERLGEPSCIVNRPGEYCEWRPLKNLLLLSQSVSNQRTYSIFSLDRKATTVDSSFGITLDEVKSYLRNGVAGEIDGIAKAFSSSIICTTPEEMLKNFPSVMTISQSLLGVPVSLMTSIFFSEQTLLASVSKLWPEIFLSGLVMAVSDVCCKDRKDDACGIHDCAFFSEKDFDASEAANAAATFSVFLKQAPFHVLFPAIMSIDGPYFMEPMKIRDLLLAKLSEWKTDTSFVSYLRLLLFWVYQLQASYRTKSSANLEQLSEICFILLENLLNQVLVLKAEADYSSTSGILMSSQEILEVAKTIFCHPTVVTTLMSPLGSVEDMVMEKLGDSMDSLISLSRQRVHKLDHYVLNMLVTTSEYLFSLCGDHHFKPKVENDSGRQLVKSFNGLIQIIFQEVRDQFNLCIHKMDLTPLHAFYALHVLIGFISPFELLELVHWMFSRVDLDDLSAWKSCTTSAIYFGFVIAVYAFRNLSNCLVQPRSRRMKYSLLWEMEENSINVNIIEEIYMQVSKFALHFETDYADMCLLEAVYAARKSKYIQFHNFHTFGLVMSRVMMTTPMKMLSHCIYKTSKTKAKLLFLLTDASSLHLSIFGHLLLGIMNKDPLRRGNVMEESQGLALSDDDHIMLLPAALTYLNSTLLKFGEHHLKHFCCIPSFYSRILLNGFLHWKSFVSGDVFREEYGEFFPSSLQELITLVSDSLLGKSIHMLQYHFALNGDSMNLKQRLKLFNSICSRTAKHDELIDCDVGELASYSVNQSLNLINRVVAKILFCRMLLVPNGNQVQFQPKEADGVSKDVPQEMEFNRENSSRIQFINNLVSTWQLIVRKIPFVSDSTNGKSTDRTSIYKYLEAFILRSILELTIKMHNYLIQLESIPFLEQLMKSALICRFEDPSTLKMLQGILTVLSDGKFSRDFYLQLLLAHSQFAPTIHSVSSLSSYSHVGAFLRPMSGILRSLVIPTGHNASDGKVNLETTELYLKRLEVIKLLRILFPSKAHCACDSGKVLGINFKELYFLLLTSYGGKLSEIDMEIYNLMRTIESIDGLVGENVAGLDYLWGSAASKIEKQQVLEQDIPSDIMNGAEAIKERRRSLFRDNLPIDPRICASTVLYFPYDRTSSDEPLSLDKFQSNNLKHSPDVARVERYDPAFILRFSIHSLSAGYIEPMEFACLGLLAITFVSMSSPDGSIRRLAYDTLVGFKNALEKCKKRKDMTRIQLLLTCMQNGITEPWQRIPSVIAIFAAEASLILLDPSHDHCATLSRLLTHSSRLDMRNIPLFKEFFWSSSISFKAERLWMLRLLYVGLNLQDDAQIYIRNSVMENLMSFYTSPLSDNESKELILQVVKKSIKLHKMTAYLVENCGLFSWLSSVLSISNKMHLREEESFILRHLVVVLEVVNGVISSRNIIEWLQKYALEQLMELVSHLYRFLVGGMTLIKENAALVNAILEIMISTLKISLKRKIYQPHFNVSIEGLFQLYEVVNIYDNAKSYPNVEFGLKVILTSAPPITIFSMCFLNFTTICFDQQSQAKLSSFVIWAISSALQADSAEMLQTRESYCCTVIPEGQQSENCLTFKLLRWLTASVILGELVRKPNYLEPNLRSRVKNLQSLLGHGENACRGISQSRFGCEEFLASTIIYLQQLVGADYKVLPSVLSAVTFLLWDSSIFADFFHDHRTLMESLWSKIRCPAEANPAWRWSFYQPWKDPSLELTELQKIEELHACQTLLVIFSNVLGSRPSEFQILSTEDVENFDVFQWEKSVLET
- the LOC107431767 gene encoding uncharacterized protein LOC107431767 isoform X1, with product MEDDDNEIEVEQKEIPKLAVNANHEAKLKELLYRISSFEIKLYSDATKEFMKLLRSDSGGEFLRYYVRSSSSCSELLDAWKLRSGRPGMSYIFKLISAILSHPDGKYRPNDKERIVISRVLDKFARSLIEEHLQDVYKELNSKEAKCQSAALLLMASIVRRGSGLASEVAKYFDFKLQGFSKLAEFKKKQNEKRVKRPSLRKSLVGFAMSFLEVGKPGLLRWVLQQKEMYSGVLRALGNDDDETVIYVLSTLRDRILVEESLVPPGLRSVLFGSVTLEQLLNISGRENGSAAELAYDVLVLVCTDPCNGLMPDPMRRPSPLRGNPRRLIELMKKLKATEIGYHKKLLLAIVSGRPSFGAAYMEEFPFNLEDYSSPTWLTTVTLAANLVSSVGSGLSFGFLASQSHVPPSFDSQDVQSFMKCLFPRSFSRSVINKGLLHPELLVKHGTLRLLLEVLKLLDFLIGALSEAQNNSYSSNELIQGWASLKQEIQNEVRILLPDPQVLLTLLSSLSSHSKIHELCTKRRANLADLPEHGSRSVKKLKAYNFNNDSDIIVSGISFDKDSASIEDGERVVGTPTTDELDTGKDIMNVIAEVWGLDPCSIPLVEIKDSQTYFLTKLLDSLKIYLQILPTLLDGSFEFFVNLLSKPSTLQTTLQHSLLSLLIEYVGWSPNGIPVRTPTLMYKHLHVFLNLLIFSPIRDIKGKAYGLAQAAMLSTGAFDRNCYEIGSWFLFLPGYDRRISSVGVSRMEALQGLCQVVISFLCDAVSTVGNNLFKYWDIVKQYTCRFTSIEADKFPGFSPLVVCILQKCLRLLDSESETFTLPEKSMISLYVSNTVKYILQTQVDARLLSATIESVLFERLGEPSCIVNRPGEYCEWRPLKNLLLLSQSVSNQRTYSIFSLDRKATTVDSSFGITLDEVKSYLRNGVAGEIDGIAKAFSSSIICTTPEEMLKNFPSVMTISQSLLGVPVSLMTSIFFSEQTLLASVSKLWPEIFLSGLVMAVSDVCCKDRKDDACGIHDCAFFSEKDFDASEAANAAATFSVFLKQAPFHVLFPAIMSIDGPYFMEPMKIRDLLLAKLSEWKTDTSFVSYLRLLLFWVYQLQASYRTKSSANLEQLSEICFILLENLLNQVLVLKAEADYSSTSGILMSSQEILEVAKTIFCHPTVVTTLMSPLGSVEDMVMEKLGDSMDSLISLSRQRVHKLDHYVLNMLVTTSEYLFSLCGDHHFKPKVENDSGRQLVKSFNGLIQIIFQEVRDQFNLCIHKMDLTPLHAFYALHVLIGFISPFELLELVHWMFSRVDLDDLSAWKSCTTSAIYFGFVIAVYAFRNLSNCLVQPRSRRMKYSLLWEMEENSINVNIIEEIYMQVSKFALHFETDYADMCLLEAVYAARKSKYIQFHNFHTFGLVMSRVMMTTPMKMLSHCIYKTSKTKAKLLFLLTDASSLHLSIFGHLLLGIMNKDPLRRGNVMEESQGLALSDDDHIMLLPAALTYLNSTLLKFGEHHLKHFCCIPSFYSRILLNGFLHWKSFVSGDVFREEYGEFFPSSLQELITLVSDSLLGKSIHMLQYHFALNGDSMNLKQRLKLFNSICSRTAKHDELIDCDVGELASYSVNQSLNLINRVVAKILFCRMLLVPNGNQVQFQPKEADGVSKDVPQEMEFNRENSSRIQFINNLVSTWQLIVRKIPFVSDSTNGKSTDRTSIYKYLEAFILRSILELTIKMHNYLIQLESIPFLEQLMKSALICRFEDPSTLKMLQGILTVLSDGKFSRDFYLQLLLAHSQFAPTIHSVSSLSSYSHVGAFLRPMSGILRSLVIPTGHNASDGKVNLETTELYLKRLEVIKLLRILFPSKAHCACDSGKVLGINFKELYFLLLTSYGGKLSEIDMEIYNLMRTIESIDGLVGENVAGLDYLWGSAASKIEKQQVLEQDIPSDIMNGAEAIKERRRSLFRDNLPIDPRICASTVLYFPYDRTSSDEPLSLDKFQSNNLKHSPDVARVERYDPAFILRFSIHSLSAGYIEPMEFACLGLLAITFVSMSSPDGSIRRLAYDTLVGFKNALEKCKKRKDMTRIQLLLTCMQNGITEPWQRIPSVIAIFAAEASLILLDPSHDHCATLSRLLTHSSRLDMRNIPLFKEFFWSSSISFKAERLWMLRLLYVGLNLQDDAQIYIRNSVMENLMSFYTSPLSDNESKELILQVVKKSIKLHKMTAYLVENCGLFSWLSSVLSISNKMHLREEESFILRHLVVVLEVVNGVISSRNIIEWLQKYALEQLMELVSHLYRFLVGGMTLIKENAALVNAILEIMISTLKISLKRKIYQPHFNVSIEGLFQLYEVVNIYDNAKSYPNVEFGLKVILTSAPPITIFSMCFLNFTTICFDQQSQAKLSSFVIWAISSALQADSAEMLQTRESYCCTVIPEGQQSENCLTFKLLRWLTASVILGELVRKPNYLEPNLRSRVKNLQSLLGHGENACRGISQSRFGCEEFLASTIIYLQQLVGADYKVLPSVLSAVTFLLWDSSIFADFFHDHRTLMESLWSKIRCPAEANPAWRWSFYQPWKDPSLELTELQKIEELHACQTLLVIFSNVLGSRPSEFQILSTEDVENFDVFQWEKSVLET